The proteins below are encoded in one region of Tsuneonella sp. CC-YZS046:
- a CDS encoding Pr6Pr family membrane protein, giving the protein MAARILAALIAAVAWIGLATQFRASLAALHTVPATLWAMLLYFTVITNLLVAVMFTAFALRLSRIATPFSLGGVTIAILLVGIVYNTLLKGLVELSGGAKLADAINHSVTPVTVTLFWLFVADKGRLGKWAPIQWAGFPLLYFVYALARASLDGKYPYPFMNVEQLGWPQTLANAAIMALGFVAVGFAMRWLDRRLAPKAVTD; this is encoded by the coding sequence ATGGCCGCCCGCATTCTGGCAGCGTTGATTGCAGCGGTCGCGTGGATCGGCCTCGCGACGCAATTCCGCGCCAGCCTTGCCGCGCTTCATACAGTGCCCGCGACACTTTGGGCGATGCTGCTGTATTTCACCGTTATCACCAATCTGCTGGTTGCGGTCATGTTCACCGCCTTCGCATTGCGCCTCTCCAGGATCGCCACCCCTTTTTCCCTGGGCGGGGTCACAATAGCGATCCTGCTTGTGGGGATCGTCTACAACACGCTGCTGAAGGGCCTGGTCGAGCTGAGCGGCGGGGCGAAACTGGCCGACGCGATCAACCACAGCGTAACGCCCGTCACCGTAACCCTGTTCTGGCTTTTCGTGGCGGACAAGGGCCGCCTCGGCAAGTGGGCGCCGATTCAATGGGCGGGCTTTCCCCTGCTCTACTTCGTCTATGCGCTGGCGCGCGCATCGCTTGATGGCAAATATCCATACCCCTTCATGAATGTCGAACAACTGGGCTGGCCGCAGACGCTTGCCAATGCGGCGATCATGGCACTCGGCTTCGTGGCCGTGGGGTTTGCCATGCGCTGGCTGGACCGACGCCTTGCCCCCAAAGCCGTTACGGACTGA